A DNA window from Kitasatospora atroaurantiaca contains the following coding sequences:
- a CDS encoding FAD-dependent oxidoreductase, which translates to MNSVAPAQARISIIGAGPGGLTCARILQRRGIAVTVYDRDQGPDARNQGGTLDLHADNGQIALREAGLLDEFFKLARPEGQEMRLMDPTGTMTSHQVPEAGEFFKPEIDRGQLRDLLLDSLQPGTVRWGQALDTISGPADGPRQLHFTDGTTIDTDLVIGADGAFSRVRPAVSPAVPQYTGVSFLEAWFSDVENRHPDIAELVGPGGAHAADGDRGLFAQRNSGDHIRVYLIRRVPVDWISQSGLTIDDTDAIRVPLLDAYNHWSPRMRQMITDNDGPYVERPIFALPVPHTWEHNPTVTLLGDAAHLMPPLGVGVNLAMLDASELALALADSATVDDAIRTYEKTMLPRSTETAKTLEGGAEHLLSAEISDFGDHGDAQP; encoded by the coding sequence ATGAACTCCGTAGCACCTGCCCAGGCCAGGATCAGCATCATCGGCGCCGGACCCGGCGGACTGACCTGCGCCCGCATCCTCCAACGGCGCGGAATCGCGGTCACCGTCTACGACCGAGACCAGGGCCCCGACGCCCGCAACCAGGGCGGCACCCTGGACCTGCACGCCGACAACGGCCAGATCGCCCTGCGCGAAGCCGGCCTGCTCGACGAGTTCTTCAAGCTGGCCCGCCCCGAAGGGCAGGAAATGCGCCTGATGGACCCGACCGGCACGATGACGTCCCATCAGGTCCCGGAGGCCGGCGAGTTCTTCAAGCCGGAAATCGACCGCGGCCAGCTGCGCGACCTGCTGCTCGACTCCCTGCAACCGGGAACCGTGCGCTGGGGACAGGCCCTCGACACGATCAGCGGGCCCGCCGACGGGCCGCGGCAGCTGCACTTCACCGACGGAACGACCATCGACACCGATCTGGTCATCGGCGCCGACGGCGCCTTCTCCCGGGTACGCCCGGCCGTGTCCCCCGCCGTCCCCCAGTACACCGGGGTGAGCTTCCTGGAGGCCTGGTTCTCCGATGTCGAGAACCGCCACCCCGACATTGCCGAACTGGTCGGCCCGGGCGGCGCCCATGCAGCCGACGGTGACCGCGGCCTGTTCGCCCAGCGCAACAGCGGAGACCACATCCGCGTCTACCTGATCCGGCGGGTCCCGGTCGACTGGATCAGCCAGAGCGGCCTGACCATCGACGACACCGACGCCATCCGCGTCCCGCTTCTCGACGCGTACAACCACTGGTCGCCCCGTATGCGCCAGATGATCACCGACAACGACGGCCCTTACGTCGAGCGCCCGATCTTCGCCCTCCCCGTCCCGCACACCTGGGAGCACAACCCGACCGTGACCCTGCTCGGCGACGCCGCCCACCTGATGCCCCCACTTGGCGTCGGCGTCAACCTCGCCATGCTCGACGCCAGCGAACTCGCCCTCGCTCTGGCCGACTCCGCCACCGTCGACGACGCCATCCGCACCTACGAGAAAACCATGCTCCCCCGCTCCACCGAGACGGCCAAGACCCTCGAAGGCGGCGCCGAGCACCTGCTGTCCGCCGAGATCTCCGACTTCGGCGACCACGGCGACGCCCAGCCCTGA